The following nucleotide sequence is from Psychroflexus torquis ATCC 700755.
TTTTTAAATAAAACAAAGCTTTAAATTTTTTAGTACACAATCGCAAATTTCATATTTTTACAATGATGACAAACTTTAATTTTATTGATTAATATGAAGAAAGAAACTTTGAATGGCAATAATTTATATGCAATTATTTGAAGTTAGCAAAATCAATAACTGTAGAATTTATATTTCTTCTTGTCCAGAAGTAAGTGAAAATGGAAGCATAAAACTACCAAAATTTAATGATTTAGAAATTGTTTTAATCTCACTTCTAGAAAATAGAGAAGCTAAATTTTTAAAATTAGAAGATGAATCTGAAGAGGCTAAAAAAGTATATTCAGAGTTTATACATTTTCCAATACCTGATATGGGAATTCCTGTTTATAAAGATTTTGTAACTTTCATAGATTTGATGTTTTTTAAAACACAACATTCAAAAAAAATTATTATTCATTGTAAACATGGCATAGGTCGCTCAGGGCTTATAGCTCTTGGTTTAATGGTTAAGGATGGAAGTGATTTAATTGAAAGTATAAAAAAAATATCAAAAATAAGGGGCTACGATATACCTCAGTCTAGGTCGCAGAGGAAGTTACTTTCGTATTACGCCACTAATCGAAATAAAACGTAGAATTAGATAGATAACTCCCCGCTTGTATAATCTGATAATTCATACCCGTTATTAGCAAAGTATGCTGTCCAAAATTCTTTTACTGAGTTAAACTTTTTAGGTCCAAGTTTTACATTAGCACCAGTAGATACATACACACTAATTTTTCCTTTTGCAGTAATAGATGGAGCATTTTTAATTTCATCTATTAAGTTAGCACTCTTTTCAACTAGGCTTTCCATATTAAATACTTCGCTATAGTTAAGCATATCCGAAAATATCATTACGGTTGTAGTAGTAGCCTTATATCTTTCTATTTGACCAAGAGATCCAAAGATGTCTGTGTGAGTTGCATACTCTTTTCTTTCATTGATTTTAGCCATGACTTTTTGCTTAAAACCAGCCTTAAGCTCTTCTATAAACTCTTTCTTTTTGCGTTGTGCCATTTTGTCTCTTACGGTCATTGGTAGCGATGGATTGATAAAACTAATTTCAGATAAATCCATGTCAAATAATGGTGCTGCTGCTGTCTGTGATCCATTGTCAATTGCTAATACTACAATAGATGTAGACTCATCCATCTTACTAATAGCTTCCTTTACAATGTTGTCTAGAAAAAGGTTTAAATTATTTTCCTTTGTGCTACTAGAAATATCTAGCAAACATACAATCGATTTTTTGTCTTGAGACTTAGAAGACTTATTATCAGGGTCACAGGAAAAGATGTTTAACGATACAAGTAATGAAATTAAAAAGATTTTCATAATATTATGTTTAGAGTGAATAATTTATTTGAAATTAATTTATAAGTTTTATTGCATTAAGGTATCAATCTGATTATCGATAGATTGCTTTTCTTCAGTTTCATCACTGTCTAAGCCATCTAAATTTTTAGATTCATCCTTAGGAGTATCAAGATCTTTGTACAATTCTTTAAGAGAGTAGTTTACTTTAATGGATACATCGTCAAAGCGTTCCAGTAATTCAATTATGCCTTTTCGGTTTTTTATTGCATAAGCTATTAGTG
It contains:
- a CDS encoding protein-tyrosine phosphatase family protein, with protein sequence MAIIYMQLFEVSKINNCRIYISSCPEVSENGSIKLPKFNDLEIVLISLLENREAKFLKLEDESEEAKKVYSEFIHFPIPDMGIPVYKDFVTFIDLMFFKTQHSKKIIIHCKHGIGRSGLIALGLMVKDGSDLIESIKKISKIRGYDIPQSRSQRKLLSYYATNRNKT